The following coding sequences are from one Musa acuminata AAA Group cultivar baxijiao chromosome BXJ1-6, Cavendish_Baxijiao_AAA, whole genome shotgun sequence window:
- the LOC103987930 gene encoding rhodanese-like domain-containing protein 7 — translation MLSSPPLAFSKSSCGRGAAAALLGMLSRPSVKPNPNANPNPSGFPLPMASGAEKTVTPHHHHTLNLSVPNPFIPSPRSLQIAAPRVLSGARGITSSVAALSSSEAADGPAPLLVVVSFYRFADFPDHAAMRQPLKDLCEDVRVSGGIILAPEGINGSICGTPASVEKVLKFIQSDERLKGLRLVESPVSPEDEAIHHGHTSHSPLGAGEDAPFRWDHVRVKLKQEIVSFGDPRVMPTKMVGQYVKPKDWNTLISDPDTMVIDVRNTYETRIGMFRGAVDPSTTAFREFPSWVDHQFQLVKTESHQSDYTADNIGELKETQIQERTKLPRVAMYCTGGIRCEKASSFLLSKGFKEVYHLEGGILKYLEEVPRAESLWDGECFVFDKRVSVEHGLVQGTYKLCYGCKQPVSDADMEAPEWEYGVSCPHCFSTKPEEEKERARARQRQFEAWGIIGGPDNGRRNLDGVVKHLCGSL, via the exons ATGTTATCTTCGCCGCCGCTCGCCTTCTCCAAGAGCAGTTGCGGTAGGGGCGCGGCCGCGGCTCTACTGGGAATGCTCTCTCGCCCCTCCGTGAAACCCAACCCTAacgctaaccctaaccctagtggATTCCCTCTCCCCATGGCCTCGGGGGCGGAGAAAACCGTGACCCCTCACCACCACCACACCCTTAATCTCTCCGTCCCTAACCCATTCATTCCGAGTCCCCGGAGCCTCCAGATCGCCGCACCGCGAGTCCTCTCTGGAGCCAGGGGAATTACCTCGTCGGTCGCCGCCTTGAGCTCGTCCGAGGCTGCGGACGGTCCGGCCCCCCTTCTCGTGGTAGTGTCCTTCTACAGGTTCGCGGATTTTCCGGACCATGCCGCAATGCGGCAGCCACTGAAAGATCTTTGCGAGGACGTG CGTGTCTCAGGAGGTATTATTCTTGCACCAGAAGGAATAAACGGCAGCATATGCGGGACACCAGCATCAGTGGAGAAGGTTTTGAAATTTATTCAGTCTGATGAGCGACTGAAGGGCCTTAGATTAGTGGAGTCACCTGTTAGTCCTGAGGATGAGGCTATCCACCATGGACATACTAGCCATTCCCCCCTTGGTGCAGGTGAAGATGCACCATTTCGGTGGGATCATGTTCGAGTCAAGCTGAAGCAAGAG ATTGTTTCTTTTGGAGATCCAAGAGTAATGCCTACCAAGATGGTAGGCCAATATGTAAAGCCAAAGGATTGGAACACGTTGATAAGTGACCCAGATACT ATGGTAATTGATGTCCGTAATACCTATGAAACTAGAATTGGAATGTTTAGAGGTGCAGTTGATCCATCCACCACTGCATTCAGGGAGTTCCCATCTTGGGTGGACCATCAATTTCAGTTGGTTAAAACAGAGAGCCACCAGTCAGATTACACTGCTGATAACATAGGTGAACTGAAGGAGACTCAAATACAAGAACGTACAAAGTTACCTCGTGTAGCAATGTATTGCACGGGTGGAATCAGATGTGAGAAGGCTTCAAGCTTTCTCCTTAGCAAAGGTTTCAAGGAG GTTTATCATTTGGAGGGCGGGATTTTGAAATATCTCGAGGAAGTTCCAAGGGCCGAGTCTTTATGGGATGGGGAGTGCTTTGTGTTTGACAAAAGGGTTTCTGTTGAACATGGATTAGTGCAAGGAACATATAAACTGTGCTATGGGTGTAAGCAACCTGTGAGCGATGCAGACATGGAAGCTCCGGAATGGGAATATGGTGTGTCTTGCCCGCATTGCTTCTCAACCAAaccagaagaggagaaggagagggcaAGGGCTCGGCAACGGCAGTTCGAGGCCTGGGGGATTATTGGTGGACCAGATAACGGTCGTCGCAATCTTGACGGCGTGGTGAAACATCTTTGTGGCTCACTGTAG
- the LOC103987931 gene encoding transcription factor WRKY45-2, protein MSSSPTKVAASSVADRPAVQSLIRIRETASHLGVMLRPLFFEHAAAKSAFDELMDSVSRALTLAVFEETAAVADTGEDQLREISGGKSKISSVGERRRLCRRRSRPYSWTKVISSSLDDGHTWRKYGQKVIQSAKYPRSYFRCTHKHDQGCMAVRQVQKSQDDPSTYIVTYLGEHTCKSPSMAPQVIISAMDSGNSSHLISFGADSEKITREAPHPSLKKECDEEVLSNLTTVSSSPAATSNPAVAAPVAPLAGHDHGDVTSGFQAPTSSVEMEFMEGLLEWESLLGVDSDCFFL, encoded by the exons ATGTCGTCGTCCCCCACGAAGGTAGCGGCCTCATCGGTGGCCGACCGGCCAGCAGTCCAGAGCTTGATCAGAATCCGGGAGACCGCCTCGCATCTCGGCGTCATGCTACGACCTTTGTTTTTCGAGCATGCAGCGGCCAAGTCCGCCTTCGATGAGCTCATGGATTCGGTATCGAGAGCTCTCACCTTAGCCGTCTTTGAGGAGACAGCGGCGGTGGCTGACACCGGAGAGGATCAGCTGCGCGAGATCTCAGGTGGGAAGAGTAAGATCAGCTCGGTGGGAGAGAGGAGAAGACTTTGCAGGAGAAG ATCACGGCCATATTCATGGACAAAGGTCATATCATCGTCTTTGGATGATGGCCACACATGGAGGAAATATGGGCAGAAGGTTATCCAAAGTGCCAAATATCCAAG GAGCTACTTCAGATGCACCCACAAGCATGATCAAGGTTGCATGGCCGTCAGGCAGGTCCAGAAATCACAGGATGATCCCTCCACTTACATCGTCACTTACTTGGGTGAGCACACATGCAAGAGTCCCTCCATGGCCCCTCAGGTTATCATCTCAGCCATGGACTCCGGGAACTCCTCCCATCTGATTAGCTTTGGAGCAGACTCAGAGAAGATTACACGAGAAGCCCCACATCCTTCTCTCAAAAAGGAGTGCGATGAAGAGGTACTGAGCAATCTGACCACCGTCAGCTCATCGCCGGCGGCTACCTCGAACCCTGCAGTCGCTGCACCAGttgctccacttgcaggtcatgacCATGGCGATGTGACTTCCGGGTTCCAGGCTCCTACCAGCAGTGTGGAGATGGAGTTCATGGAGGGCCTGCTTGAGTGGGAGAGTCTGCTTGGCGTCGACTCTGATTGTTTCTTCCTGTAG